A region of Sulfitobacter faviae DNA encodes the following proteins:
- a CDS encoding alpha/beta hydrolase has product MADSKFIDTPQGRRIAYHKTEGAGPCVVFLGGLKSDMMGTKAVYLEDWARAGGRAFLRFDYSGHGESSGLFTEGCIGDWHEDTLAAVAALTEGPLIVVGSSMGGWQALLLARHLPERVAGLVGIAAAPDFTEDGYWANFTEAQKQTLEEVGQVELPSDYMEPYIITRRMIEDGRKRLVLRDPLNLPFPVRLLQGTADTAVSTATAVRLLEHAQSPDMQLTLVKDADHRFSDARCLAMIVEAINAVSGDAG; this is encoded by the coding sequence ATGGCAGACAGCAAATTCATCGACACGCCGCAGGGTCGGCGTATCGCCTATCACAAGACCGAAGGGGCGGGGCCCTGCGTGGTGTTTCTGGGCGGGCTGAAGTCCGACATGATGGGGACCAAGGCGGTCTATCTCGAAGACTGGGCGCGGGCCGGGGGGCGCGCCTTTCTGCGATTCGACTATTCGGGCCATGGGGAATCGTCGGGCCTATTTACCGAAGGGTGCATTGGCGATTGGCACGAAGACACGCTGGCCGCAGTCGCGGCGCTGACCGAGGGGCCGCTGATCGTTGTCGGCTCCTCCATGGGCGGCTGGCAGGCGCTGCTCTTGGCGCGGCATCTGCCCGAGCGGGTCGCCGGGCTGGTCGGCATCGCCGCGGCCCCCGATTTCACCGAAGATGGCTATTGGGCGAATTTCACCGAGGCGCAGAAACAGACCTTGGAAGAGGTCGGGCAGGTCGAATTGCCGTCGGACTATATGGAGCCCTATATCATCACCCGCCGGATGATCGAGGACGGGCGCAAGCGGTTGGTGCTGCGCGATCCGCTGAACCTGCCGTTCCCGGTGCGGCTGTTGCAGGGCACGGCGGACACCGCCGTCAGCACGGCCACGGCGGTGCGGCTGTTGGAGCATGCGCAAAGCCCTGACATGCAACTGACGCTGGTCAAGGATGCCGATCACCGTTTCTCAGACGCGCGCTGTCTGGCAATGATCGTGGAGGCGATCAACGCGGTCTCCGGCGACGCGGGGTGA
- a CDS encoding glutamine synthetase family protein → MAEDWTEALPEAARAYLEGRRLDEVECIIPDLPGIARGKAVPASKFARQEYFHLPDSIFYQTITGEWGEAAGDDGFIEKDMILRPDMDTATAAPWTGDWTLQVIHDAYDRNDKPVAYSPRNVLKRVVQLYRDKGWEPVVAPEMEFFLVARNIDPAKEILPMMGRSGRPAAARQAYSMTAVDEFGPVIDDIYDFAEAQGFEIDGITQEGGAGQLEINLQHGDPVRLADEVFYFKRLIREAAMRHECYATFMAKPIADEPGSAMHIHHSVLDVKTGENIFVDAEGEETAPFRHFIAGLQNHMPSALAVIAPYVNSYRRYVKDHAAPINLEWGRDNRTTGIRVPLSGPKSRRVENRLAGMDCNPYLGIAASLACGYLGLIQQKDPLPEFKGDAYVGEGDIPQVLGQALDLFEEATELHEALGPDFARVYSIVKRAEYEEFLQVISPWEREHLLMNV, encoded by the coding sequence ATGGCCGAGGATTGGACAGAAGCACTACCCGAAGCGGCGCGCGCCTATCTTGAGGGCCGGCGTCTGGACGAAGTGGAATGTATCATCCCCGACCTGCCCGGCATCGCCCGGGGTAAGGCCGTCCCGGCGTCGAAATTCGCGCGGCAAGAGTATTTCCACCTGCCCGACAGCATCTTCTACCAGACCATCACCGGCGAATGGGGCGAAGCGGCGGGCGATGACGGCTTTATCGAAAAAGACATGATCCTGCGCCCGGATATGGACACGGCCACCGCCGCACCTTGGACCGGCGATTGGACGCTTCAGGTCATCCACGACGCCTATGACCGCAACGACAAGCCGGTGGCCTATTCCCCGCGCAATGTGCTCAAACGCGTGGTGCAGCTTTACCGCGACAAAGGGTGGGAGCCGGTCGTCGCCCCCGAGATGGAGTTTTTCCTCGTGGCCCGCAACATCGACCCGGCCAAGGAAATCCTGCCGATGATGGGCCGCTCGGGCCGCCCGGCGGCGGCGCGGCAGGCCTATTCGATGACCGCCGTGGATGAATTCGGCCCCGTGATCGACGACATCTACGACTTTGCCGAAGCGCAGGGGTTCGAGATCGACGGCATCACCCAAGAGGGCGGCGCAGGCCAGCTTGAGATCAACCTGCAACATGGGGATCCGGTGCGGTTGGCCGATGAGGTGTTCTATTTCAAACGGCTGATCCGCGAAGCCGCGATGCGGCATGAATGCTACGCCACCTTCATGGCCAAACCCATCGCAGATGAGCCGGGCAGCGCCATGCATATCCACCATTCGGTGCTGGACGTGAAAACCGGCGAGAACATCTTTGTCGATGCCGAAGGGGAAGAGACCGCCCCCTTCCGCCATTTCATCGCCGGTTTGCAAAACCACATGCCAAGCGCGCTCGCCGTGATCGCGCCCTATGTCAATTCCTACCGCCGCTACGTCAAGGATCACGCCGCGCCGATCAACCTTGAATGGGGCCGCGACAACCGCACCACGGGCATTCGCGTGCCGCTCTCGGGGCCCAAGTCGCGCCGGGTGGAAAACCGTCTCGCGGGGATGGACTGCAACCCCTACCTCGGCATCGCCGCCAGCCTCGCCTGCGGCTATCTGGGGCTGATCCAGCAGAAAGACCCGCTGCCCGAATTCAAGGGCGATGCCTATGTCGGCGAAGGGGATATCCCGCAGGTTCTGGGCCAAGCGCTCGACCTTTTCGAGGAGGCGACAGAGCTGCATGAGGCTTTGGGTCCGGATTTCGCCCGCGTCTATTCCATCGTGAAACGGGCGGAATATGAGGAGTTCCTACAGGTCATCTCGCCTTGGGAACGTGAACATCTGCTGATGAACGTCTAA
- a CDS encoding ABC transporter permease: MSCLQTIQDYGLRSLGYGERLLPRDGFTLCEQFTLIGSGMIWNVYFGVVALLTGFFFATALGVGKASANPWFRKPAEWFIFIFRGSPLFIQFFFGYFLFLSLKSEYAFFAPFTAAWLGALIVLFLNTAAYSGEIFYGALQSIPKGDVEAADAYGLSGWSRFRRVIWPTSLRLAWPAYTNEAIFLFHATTLVFFSGFPAWQQRGDALYYASYFADKTFNPFVPYPILAGYFILLTLCIIGVFGLINSRLNRHLPQAQRRKIRLRPNLIR; the protein is encoded by the coding sequence ATGAGCTGTCTGCAAACGATTCAGGACTACGGCCTGCGGTCTCTTGGCTATGGCGAGCGGCTGCTGCCGCGCGACGGTTTCACGCTTTGCGAGCAGTTCACGCTGATTGGCTCGGGCATGATCTGGAACGTCTATTTCGGCGTCGTCGCCCTGCTGACCGGGTTTTTCTTTGCCACGGCGCTTGGCGTCGGCAAGGCCAGCGCGAACCCGTGGTTCCGCAAACCGGCGGAGTGGTTCATCTTTATCTTCCGCGGCTCGCCGCTCTTCATCCAGTTCTTCTTTGGCTACTTCCTGTTTCTGTCGCTGAAATCGGAATACGCCTTCTTCGCCCCCTTCACGGCGGCATGGCTGGGCGCGTTGATCGTGCTCTTTCTCAACACTGCCGCATATTCGGGCGAAATTTTTTACGGCGCGCTGCAATCCATCCCCAAGGGCGATGTGGAGGCCGCGGATGCCTATGGTCTGTCGGGTTGGTCACGCTTTCGCCGGGTGATCTGGCCCACCTCGCTGCGGCTCGCTTGGCCCGCCTATACGAATGAGGCGATTTTCCTGTTTCACGCCACGACACTGGTGTTTTTCAGCGGTTTCCCGGCATGGCAGCAGCGCGGTGACGCGCTCTATTACGCCAGCTATTTCGCGGATAAGACCTTCAACCCCTTCGTCCCCTATCCCATTCTTGCCGGTTATTTCATCCTTCTGACGCTCTGCATCATCGGCGTCTTTGGTTTGATCAATTCCCGCCTCAACCGCCACCTGCCCCAAGCGCAACGCCGTAAAATTCGCTTGCGTCCTAATTTGATCCGGTAG
- a CDS encoding PHA/PHB synthase family protein, whose translation MTTESENPEIAEPPALSRMAQNLKKVEELSKRLTRVMAQREGHQPALDGPNQQLFAKAAQSYWAEAMTNPARLMEHQMGYWTKSVAHFVEAQQALAKGGLAPVEEDAPTDKRFANPLWQTHPYFNFIKQQYLINAEALRQAVEDAQDMDPAEKKRLVYFSQQIIAMMSPTNFLATNPDVLERAVETEGESLVKGLENLIADLEANNGELVVKLADDSAFELGRNIATTPGKVVFRNRMFELIQYTPSTEEVHKTPLLIFPPWINKFYILDLKAQNSLVKWLVDQGHTLFIVSWVNPDASYAQIGMEDYVEEGYLAAIEEVKAITQEKRLNVVGYCIAGTTLALTLSLLKKRGDSSIKSATFFTALTDFSDQGEFQPFLTNDFIDGIEAETADKGILPSVVMARTFSFLRSNDLVYGPAVRSYMMGETPPAFDLLYWNGDGANLPGQMAMQYLRGLCQRNELAEGGFKLLGERLTLDDIEVPLCAVACETDHIAPWKDCYRGVQQMGSKDKTFIMAQSGHIAGIVNPPNRKKYGHYVNGDLTQDYAAWREAAAFHEGSWWPRWGKWLGKRAGAMIPARFPGDDGREILADAPGSYVTRKASD comes from the coding sequence ATGACAACAGAATCCGAGAATCCCGAGATTGCCGAGCCTCCAGCCCTGTCTCGTATGGCGCAAAACTTGAAAAAGGTTGAAGAATTAAGCAAGCGTTTGACCCGGGTGATGGCGCAGCGCGAGGGCCATCAGCCCGCGCTCGATGGTCCGAACCAACAGCTTTTCGCCAAGGCGGCACAGTCTTACTGGGCCGAGGCGATGACCAATCCGGCCCGTTTGATGGAGCATCAGATGGGCTATTGGACCAAATCGGTCGCCCATTTCGTTGAGGCGCAGCAGGCGCTGGCCAAGGGCGGTCTGGCCCCGGTGGAAGAGGACGCGCCGACCGACAAGCGTTTCGCCAACCCGCTGTGGCAGACGCATCCCTATTTCAACTTCATCAAACAGCAGTATCTGATCAACGCTGAAGCGCTGCGCCAAGCGGTCGAAGATGCCCAAGACATGGACCCGGCTGAGAAAAAGCGGCTGGTCTATTTCAGTCAGCAGATCATCGCGATGATGTCGCCGACCAACTTCCTCGCCACCAATCCCGATGTGCTGGAACGCGCGGTGGAGACCGAGGGCGAGAGCCTCGTGAAGGGTCTAGAAAACCTGATCGCAGATCTGGAGGCCAACAATGGCGAGCTGGTCGTGAAACTGGCGGATGACAGCGCCTTTGAGCTGGGCCGCAACATCGCCACCACGCCGGGCAAGGTGGTGTTTCGCAACCGCATGTTCGAGTTGATCCAATACACCCCCAGCACCGAAGAAGTCCATAAAACCCCGCTGTTGATCTTCCCGCCGTGGATCAACAAGTTCTACATTCTCGACCTCAAGGCGCAGAACAGCCTCGTCAAATGGCTGGTCGATCAGGGCCACACGCTGTTCATCGTCTCATGGGTGAACCCCGATGCCAGCTATGCCCAAATCGGCATGGAGGATTACGTCGAAGAGGGCTACCTCGCCGCGATTGAAGAGGTGAAGGCGATCACTCAGGAGAAACGCCTTAACGTGGTGGGCTATTGCATTGCGGGCACCACGCTGGCGCTGACCCTGTCGCTGCTGAAAAAACGTGGCGATAGCTCGATCAAATCCGCCACCTTCTTCACCGCGCTCACCGATTTCTCGGATCAGGGGGAGTTTCAGCCCTTCCTCACCAATGACTTCATCGACGGGATCGAGGCCGAGACGGCGGATAAGGGCATTCTGCCCTCGGTCGTCATGGCGCGCACCTTCTCATTCCTGCGGTCCAACGATCTGGTCTATGGCCCCGCCGTGCGCAGCTACATGATGGGCGAGACGCCCCCGGCCTTTGACCTGCTCTATTGGAACGGCGACGGGGCCAATCTGCCGGGGCAGATGGCGATGCAATACCTGCGCGGCCTGTGCCAGCGAAACGAATTGGCCGAGGGCGGTTTCAAACTGCTCGGGGAACGGCTGACGCTGGATGATATCGAGGTGCCGCTTTGCGCCGTGGCCTGTGAGACGGATCACATCGCGCCGTGGAAAGACTGCTACCGCGGGGTGCAGCAGATGGGGTCGAAGGACAAGACCTTCATCATGGCGCAATCGGGCCATATCGCGGGCATCGTCAATCCGCCCAATCGGAAGAAATACGGCCACTATGTGAACGGCGATCTCACGCAGGACTACGCCGCATGGCGCGAGGCCGCCGCCTTTCACGAAGGGTCTTGGTGGCCGCGGTGGGGCAAGTGGCTGGGCAAACGGGCAGGGGCAATGATTCCCGCACGGTTTCCCGGTGACGATGGGCGCGAGATTCTCGCCGATGCCCCGGGCAGCTATGTAACCCGCAAGGCAAGCGACTGA
- a CDS encoding phasin family protein yields MTKTPDMTAMFKDVLGAFPVDNAAMQDAFKNTATLNEKLSGVAFDAAEKSADISTAWTKETLARLTEMTKVKAEPTDYAKAMTDFASASAESAAEHMAAFAEIAKKVQMDTVELMMSAGKDLQSDAKAATTEGVATAQAAAKKATVK; encoded by the coding sequence ATGACCAAGACACCTGACATGACCGCGATGTTCAAAGACGTTCTGGGCGCTTTCCCGGTGGATAACGCCGCCATGCAAGACGCATTCAAAAACACCGCCACCCTGAACGAGAAACTCTCCGGCGTTGCCTTCGACGCGGCTGAAAAATCCGCCGACATCTCCACCGCTTGGACCAAAGAGACACTGGCCCGCCTGACCGAGATGACCAAGGTCAAAGCCGAGCCCACAGACTATGCCAAAGCGATGACCGATTTCGCCTCCGCCTCCGCCGAATCCGCGGCCGAGCATATGGCCGCCTTCGCCGAGATCGCGAAAAAGGTTCAGATGGACACCGTCGAGCTGATGATGTCGGCTGGTAAAGACCTGCAAAGCGACGCCAAAGCCGCCACCACCGAAGGCGTCGCCACCGCACAGGCTGCCGCCAAAAAAGCGACTGTGAAGTAA
- a CDS encoding type 1 glutamine amidotransferase, with product MKIGILQTGHSPDDFREQLGDYGEMFTKLLDGHGFDFQIWSVVDGILPDSVTQADGWLITGSKHGAYEDHDWIPPLEEFIRQTYADGRPMVGVCFGHQIIAQALGGKVEKFTNGWSIGRTEYDMDGDKLALNAWHQDQIVELPEGARVVASSDFCAYAALAYDDRIWTVQPHPEFGHDFIDGLIKTRGKGVVPEHLLEQATAALGGPIDNQKIADQMAAFFKDNRKERA from the coding sequence ATGAAAATCGGCATTCTGCAAACCGGCCACTCCCCCGACGACTTTCGCGAACAGCTCGGCGACTATGGGGAGATGTTCACCAAACTGCTGGATGGCCACGGGTTTGACTTTCAAATCTGGTCGGTTGTCGATGGCATCCTGCCCGATAGCGTGACGCAGGCCGACGGCTGGCTGATCACCGGATCGAAACACGGCGCCTATGAGGATCACGATTGGATCCCGCCGCTGGAGGAGTTCATCCGCCAGACCTACGCTGATGGCCGCCCAATGGTCGGTGTCTGCTTTGGGCATCAGATCATCGCCCAAGCGCTTGGCGGCAAGGTCGAGAAGTTTACCAACGGCTGGTCCATTGGCCGCACAGAATACGACATGGATGGTGACAAACTGGCGTTGAACGCATGGCATCAAGATCAGATCGTGGAACTGCCCGAAGGCGCGCGTGTCGTCGCCTCCTCGGATTTTTGCGCCTATGCGGCGCTGGCCTATGACGACCGCATCTGGACGGTGCAGCCGCATCCCGAATTCGGCCATGACTTCATCGACGGCTTGATCAAAACCCGTGGCAAGGGCGTGGTGCCCGAGCACCTGCTGGAACAGGCGACAGCCGCCTTGGGCGGCCCCATCGACAACCAAAAAATCGCGGACCAAATGGCCGCATTCTTTAAAGACAACAGGAAAGAGAGGGCCTGA
- a CDS encoding DegT/DnrJ/EryC1/StrS family aminotransferase produces the protein MALPDMHRAEPIPAEAEAAIAELLQSGDLFRYTAAKDAPASLLEVEFAQMMGSEYALAVSSCSAALFLSLLALDLPDGAPVLIPGFTFAAVPSAVIHAGCKPVLCEVGENYRVDLEDFAAKLPDVRAVIISHMRGHTSDMDAIMGLCEAAGVRVIEDAAHSLGTLWRGRKIGTIGKIGCFSFQSYKMINAGEGGILITDDADLVARAIIMSGAYEHNWKKHAALQDSFAKWQNRLPLYNLRMSNLSAAIIRPQLPHLPRRVADGLRNHDHMAARLAASPLIEVPRPLPGETRAPDSIQFNLVGLSDASIRAFATAAEAAGVKVQVFGQSTDNARAFWNWQFIEDRPELPRTRAMLMRACDVRLPVQLTLEEIDAVADVILGALRDVAEAQAA, from the coding sequence ATGGCTTTGCCCGACATGCACCGTGCCGAACCGATCCCTGCCGAAGCGGAGGCCGCCATTGCGGAGCTTTTGCAAAGTGGCGATCTTTTTCGCTATACTGCGGCCAAGGACGCGCCAGCTTCCCTGTTGGAGGTCGAATTTGCGCAGATGATGGGCAGTGAATATGCGCTGGCCGTGTCCTCCTGCTCGGCCGCGCTGTTTCTGTCCTTGCTTGCTTTGGACTTGCCGGATGGGGCGCCGGTGTTGATCCCGGGTTTCACCTTTGCTGCCGTGCCTTCTGCAGTGATCCACGCAGGCTGCAAGCCGGTGCTTTGTGAAGTGGGTGAGAATTACCGTGTGGATTTGGAGGATTTCGCCGCCAAACTGCCGGACGTTCGGGCGGTGATCATCAGCCATATGCGGGGGCATACTTCGGATATGGATGCGATCATGGGGCTTTGCGAGGCTGCTGGCGTGCGGGTGATCGAAGACGCTGCCCATTCGCTGGGCACGCTTTGGCGGGGGCGGAAAATCGGGACGATTGGCAAAATCGGCTGTTTTTCCTTCCAGTCCTACAAGATGATCAACGCGGGCGAAGGCGGCATTCTGATCACCGATGACGCCGATCTGGTGGCGCGGGCGATCATCATGTCGGGCGCTTATGAGCATAATTGGAAGAAACACGCGGCCCTGCAAGACAGTTTTGCCAAGTGGCAGAACCGGCTGCCGCTGTACAATCTGCGCATGTCCAACCTTTCGGCTGCGATCATCCGGCCGCAATTGCCGCATTTGCCGCGCCGGGTGGCCGATGGGCTGCGCAATCACGATCACATGGCGGCACGGCTGGCGGCCTCCCCCTTGATCGAGGTGCCGCGCCCCCTGCCCGGTGAGACCCGCGCGCCGGATTCGATCCAGTTCAATCTGGTGGGCCTCTCTGACGCCAGCATCCGCGCTTTCGCGACAGCGGCGGAGGCGGCGGGGGTGAAGGTGCAAGTCTTTGGCCAGAGCACCGACAACGCCCGCGCCTTTTGGAACTGGCAGTTCATCGAAGACCGGCCCGAGCTGCCGCGCACCCGCGCCATGCTGATGCGGGCCTGTGACGTGCGGCTGCCGGTGCAATTGACGCTGGAAGAGATCGACGCCGTGGCGGATGTGATTTTGGGCGCGCTGAGGGATGTGGCCGAGGCGCAGGCGGCCTGA
- the phaR gene encoding polyhydroxyalkanoate synthesis repressor PhaR — MADKPKPLLIKRYASRRLYNTETSDYVTLEDIAGFIRDGREVQIVDLKSGDDLTRQYLLQIIAEHESRGEAVLPVDVLTDLVRSYMSGNVSVVPQFLQASFDMLRDGQSKAIENMSAMNPMAKMPGMEAMQAQQEAFMKAMTGGWAKSTTPEPPKQQAEHGDDLDAIKKQLAELQDKLSKLN, encoded by the coding sequence ATGGCGGACAAACCGAAGCCCTTGCTGATAAAACGCTACGCCAGCCGCAGGCTCTACAACACCGAAACAAGCGATTACGTCACACTGGAAGATATCGCCGGTTTCATTCGCGACGGGCGCGAGGTTCAGATCGTCGATCTGAAATCCGGCGATGACCTGACACGGCAATATCTGTTGCAAATCATCGCCGAACACGAAAGCCGGGGCGAGGCCGTCTTGCCGGTCGATGTGCTGACCGATCTGGTGCGCAGCTATATGTCGGGCAATGTCTCGGTGGTGCCGCAGTTCCTGCAAGCCTCCTTCGACATGCTGCGTGATGGCCAATCCAAGGCGATCGAAAACATGAGCGCGATGAACCCGATGGCCAAGATGCCCGGCATGGAAGCGATGCAGGCGCAGCAAGAAGCCTTCATGAAGGCGATGACCGGCGGCTGGGCCAAATCCACCACGCCAGAGCCGCCCAAACAGCAGGCCGAACACGGCGACGATCTGGATGCGATCAAAAAGCAGTTGGCAGAATTGCAGGACAAACTGTCAAAGCTGAATTAA